In the Desulfitobacterium hafniense DCB-2 genome, AATCCTGCTTCCACATCGGAAGAACGGTGTCCGATAATCCCCGAAGCGAGGAACTCTCCATCCTCTTTCATGATGCGCTTTAAGTCAGGGATCAGCATCAGAATAACATCGGCAATGATATTGGCCACCACTAAATCGGCCTGTCCCTGCAGCACTGTTCCTAGATCTCCTTGCCGGACACTGATCCGGTCTGCTACCTGATTGAGCTCCACGTTCTCCTGGGCTACTTTTACGGCAACGGAGTCCAAATCGATGGCCTCCACCTGAGCGCCTAATTTTGCTGCTGCGATAGCCAGAATCCCTGAGCCTGTTCCCAGATCAAAGATCCGCATATCCGGCTTCACCGTCTCCTCCAGGGTCTCCAAACACAAGGAGGTGGTGGCATGAGTTCCCGTACCAAAAGCCATCCCAGGATCCAGCTCCAGGATAATGTCCTCAGGCAGAGGGGTTACTTCTTCCCAAGAGGGTTTGATCAAAAAATGCCGGCCAATGCGCACGGGCTTAAAATAAGCTTTCCAAGAGGTAGCCCAATCTTCTTCCTGCACAGTCAGGCCTTTCACCTGGAGAACCCACTCCGGAAAGCGCTGAAGCAATTCCTTCAGCCCTTCGTCAAGCTGACGGAGCTTAGGCTGGAGTTCGTGATCTTCACAGATATATCCTTTGACCACAGAAGTTCCGGTCAAGGCAATCTCGCCAAAATCATGGTAATCCCAATTCCCGGATTCCACATAACTTTGGAGAAGCTCCGGATCTTCCACACTCACCCCTGGGCAGCCCAGTTGATAAAAAAGATCGGCAACAGCTTCCTCTCCTACCGATGAAACAGTTACCGCAATTTCACGCCAATTCATGCTTCAGTGCTCCTTTTTGAATCAGGGGGACAGGTCCCATTTTTCAGTTTTCAGGACGACTATGAATCAAGGGACCTGTCCCTTTGATTCCCCCTGATTCGCCCTACAGATCTATAGCGTCCCGGATATTTTCTTTGACCTTCTCGAAGAAGGATTTTTTGCCCATCTGCTGCTGATCGCTGGTGACTTCCCCGAACTCACGCAGCAGCTCCTTTTGGCGGTCGGTGAGTTTAGTCGGAGTGGCCACAACTACTCTCACATGCTGATCCCCTCTCCCGTTGCCGCGGCGGTAAGGAATACCATGACCCCTCAGCCGGAACACCGTAGCAGTCTGGGTGCCTTCGGGTATCTTCATTTTGACTTTGCCATCCAAGGTGGGAACATCGAGCTCCGACCCGAGGGCGGCCTGTACAAAGGTTATGGGAATCTCGCAATAGACGTCGTTCCCTTCTCTTTCAAAGAATTTATGGGCTTTCACATTGAGGACCACATAAAGGTCTCCTGATGGGCCTCCCCGCAGCCCTGCTTCCCCATTGCCGCTGAAACGAAGGTTAAGGCCATCCTCCGACCCTGGGGGGACAGTGACTTTAATGGTTTTGACCTTCCGTGTGGTTCCCTTGCCACTGCATTCCTTACATGGAGAAGATATAAATTGACCTGAGCCATTGCAGGCAGGGCAAGTTCTTGCTGTTTGAATCGCGCCAAAAGGAGTCCGTTGGGTAGCTTTAACCTGCCCTGTTCCGTGACATTGGGAACAGGTGGTAGGATGGGTGCCGGGGGCTGAACCGGAGCCATGGCATTCCGTGCAGGTTTCTTGACGGGGAACCTGAATCTCTTTCTCGGTACCAAAGGCAGCCTCTTCAAAAGTAATGGTTAAGTCATAGCGAAGGTCATTCCCCCGGGTAGGACCCTGCCGCCGCTGACCACCGCCACCGCCGCCGCCGAAAAACATATCGAAGATATCCCCAAAGCCGCCGAAATCTCCGCCGAACCCGCCAAAACCTTGTTGGTTGGGATCGAAGGCGGAATGGCCCATTTGATCGTAGCGGGCACGTTTTTCAGTATCGCTTAAAACATCATAGGCTTCAGTTGCCTCTTTGAATTTTTCTTCCGCGTCTTTATCTCCCGGGTTCACATCAGGATGATATTGGCGGGCCAGTTTTCGATAGGCCTTTTTGATTTCTTGTTCGTCTGCGCTTTTAGAGACACCAAGTACTTCATAATAATCCCGTTTCATGTTATTCCTCCATCACTCCTGATTCTCCCTCCTGAAGCCTTATCAGCCTTCAGCACATGATGATTGGGCACAGGGGAAAACCCCTGTACCCAATTCTTTCCTTCACTCTGATTATTTTTGATCCTTATCTACTTCAGTATATTCGGCATCCACCACATTGTCATCCCCTTGAGCGCCGCCCGCTCCGGGGTCTGCTCCCATGTCCGGTCCCGGTGCTGCTCCGCCGGTTTGCTGATACATCTTCTCGATGATGGGATAGAGGACCTTGGTTACCCCTTCGGTCTTTTCTTTGATCAGCTCGATATTTTCCCCGGCGGCTGCGGTCTTTAATTCTTCAAGAGCTTTCTTGATGGGCTCTGCTTCATTGTCAGGGATCTTGCCTTCAAAATCCTTCAGGGTCTTTTCGGTTTGGTAGACCATAGAGTCTGCTTGGTTCTTAGCGTCAATCAATTCTTTGCGCTTTTTATCTTCATCGGCATGAGCTTCGGCATCTTTTTTCATCTTCTCGATTTCTTCCTGGCTTAAGCCTGTGGAAGCGGTAATGGTGACCTTTTGTTCATTACCTGTAGCCATATCCTTAGCGGAAACATGGACGATACCATTGGCATCAATATCGAACTTCACTTCGATTTGAGGGATGCCACGAGGAGCGGGGGGGATTCCGGAAAGTTGGAACCGGCCTAAGGTTTTGTTATAGGCCGCCATTTCACGCTCTCCTTGGAGGACGTGGATATCCACAGAAGTTTGGCTGTCCGCCGCAGTAGAGAAAACCTGGCTCTTCGTGGTAGGAACGGTGGTATTGCGATCGATAATCCGGGTAAAGACACCACCCAGGGTTTCAATACCCAAGGACAGGGGAGTAACGTCCACGAGAATAATATCCTTCACTTCCCCGGCCAGAACTCCGCCTTGAATGGCAGCACCCAAGGCTACCACTTCATCCGGATTGACACCTTTATGGGGCTCCTTGCCGCTCAGCTTTTTGATAGCTTCCTGTACGGCAGGAATCCGGGTGGATCCGCCTACGAGAATGACTTGATTCACTTCGTTCCAAGAGAGTTTGGCATCGGCTAAAGCCTGACGGGTAGGTCCAAGGGTAGCCTCGACCAGATCCGCGGTCAATTCCTCAAATTTAGCCCGTGTAATATTCATATCCAAGTGAGCCGGTCCCTCGCCAGTCATGGTGATAAAGGGCAGGTTCACATTGGTGGTGCTCACTCCGGAAAGCTCCACTTTGGCTTTCTCGGCTGCTTCTTTCAAGCGTTGGAGGGCAACACGGTCTTTGGCCAAATCCACACCTTGATCTTTTTTAAACTCAGCTACCATATAGTCAATCAGGCGTTGGTCAAAGTCGTCCCCACCCAGTTTATTGTTGCCGCTGGTGGCTTTA is a window encoding:
- the prmA gene encoding 50S ribosomal protein L11 methyltransferase; translation: MNWREIAVTVSSVGEEAVADLFYQLGCPGVSVEDPELLQSYVESGNWDYHDFGEIALTGTSVVKGYICEDHELQPKLRQLDEGLKELLQRFPEWVLQVKGLTVQEEDWATSWKAYFKPVRIGRHFLIKPSWEEVTPLPEDIILELDPGMAFGTGTHATTSLCLETLEETVKPDMRIFDLGTGSGILAIAAAKLGAQVEAIDLDSVAVKVAQENVELNQVADRISVRQGDLGTVLQGQADLVVANIIADVILMLIPDLKRIMKEDGEFLASGIIGHRSSDVEAGLGEHGLEVLEKKEDSGWVLLRARWQRASL
- the dnaJ gene encoding molecular chaperone DnaJ, which produces MKRDYYEVLGVSKSADEQEIKKAYRKLARQYHPDVNPGDKDAEEKFKEATEAYDVLSDTEKRARYDQMGHSAFDPNQQGFGGFGGDFGGFGDIFDMFFGGGGGGGQRRQGPTRGNDLRYDLTITFEEAAFGTEKEIQVPRQETCTECHGSGSAPGTHPTTCSQCHGTGQVKATQRTPFGAIQTARTCPACNGSGQFISSPCKECSGKGTTRKVKTIKVTVPPGSEDGLNLRFSGNGEAGLRGGPSGDLYVVLNVKAHKFFEREGNDVYCEIPITFVQAALGSELDVPTLDGKVKMKIPEGTQTATVFRLRGHGIPYRRGNGRGDQHVRVVVATPTKLTDRQKELLREFGEVTSDQQQMGKKSFFEKVKENIRDAIDL
- the dnaK gene encoding molecular chaperone DnaK, with the translated sequence MGKVIGIDLGTTNSCVAVMEGGEAVVITNAEGNRTTPSVVGFSKTGERLAGQVAKRQAVSNPDKTVISIKRHMGTDYKVKIDDKSYSPQEISAMILQKLKADAEAYLGQTVTEAVITVPAYFTDAQRQATKDAGTIAGLDVKRIINEPTAAALAYGLDKQEDQTVLVFDLGGGTFDVSLLELSQGMVEVKATSGNNKLGGDDFDQRLIDYMVAEFKKDQGVDLAKDRVALQRLKEAAEKAKVELSGVSTTNVNLPFITMTGEGPAHLDMNITRAKFEELTADLVEATLGPTRQALADAKLSWNEVNQVILVGGSTRIPAVQEAIKKLSGKEPHKGVNPDEVVALGAAIQGGVLAGEVKDIILVDVTPLSLGIETLGGVFTRIIDRNTTVPTTKSQVFSTAADSQTSVDIHVLQGEREMAAYNKTLGRFQLSGIPPAPRGIPQIEVKFDIDANGIVHVSAKDMATGNEQKVTITASTGLSQEEIEKMKKDAEAHADEDKKRKELIDAKNQADSMVYQTEKTLKDFEGKIPDNEAEPIKKALEELKTAAAGENIELIKEKTEGVTKVLYPIIEKMYQQTGGAAPGPDMGADPGAGGAQGDDNVVDAEYTEVDKDQK